A section of the Candidatus Nitrosacidococcus sp. I8 genome encodes:
- a CDS encoding argininosuccinate synthase: MSTIRKVVLAYSGGLDTSVILKWLQETYQCEVITFTADIGQGEEVAPARTKAENLDVKKIYIEDLREEFVKNYVFPMFRANTLYEGEYLLGTSIARPLIAKRLVEIAHETGADAISHGATGKGNDQVRFELGAYALSPNLKVIAPWREWNLTSRETLLAYADQHGISIEGKRKGKSPYSMDANLLHISYEGGLLEDPWCAPEESMWRWTTSPEKAPEQPDEIELEYRQGDIIKVNRESLSPAKVLETLNLLGNKHGIGRLDLVENRYVGMKSRGCYETPGGTIMLKAHRAIESLTLDREVAHLKDELMPRYASLIYNGYWWSPERKLLQQLIDSSQATVTGLVSLKLYKGNVIVLGRQSKEHSLFMPQIATFEEDAGAYKQQDAEGFIKLNALRLRIEAMNKYQS; this comes from the coding sequence ATGTCTACTATTCGTAAAGTTGTATTAGCCTACTCTGGAGGGCTGGATACCTCCGTTATCCTAAAATGGTTACAAGAAACATACCAATGTGAAGTTATTACTTTCACTGCAGACATCGGTCAAGGTGAAGAAGTAGCACCTGCCCGAACAAAGGCTGAAAATCTTGACGTAAAAAAAATCTATATTGAAGATTTACGAGAAGAATTTGTTAAGAATTATGTTTTTCCTATGTTTCGAGCGAATACTTTATACGAAGGGGAGTACTTACTAGGTACCTCTATTGCTCGTCCTTTGATCGCTAAAAGACTAGTAGAAATTGCCCATGAAACTGGTGCTGATGCAATTTCACATGGGGCTACGGGTAAAGGCAATGATCAGGTACGCTTTGAGTTGGGAGCTTATGCCCTATCTCCTAATCTTAAAGTAATTGCCCCTTGGAGAGAATGGAACTTAACATCAAGAGAGACATTACTTGCCTATGCAGATCAGCACGGAATATCTATTGAAGGAAAACGAAAAGGAAAATCCCCTTATTCTATGGATGCAAATTTATTGCATATTTCCTATGAAGGTGGGTTGCTAGAAGATCCTTGGTGTGCTCCTGAAGAATCCATGTGGCGTTGGACTACTTCTCCAGAAAAAGCCCCTGAGCAACCAGATGAAATAGAGCTTGAGTATCGACAAGGGGATATTATTAAAGTTAATAGGGAATCTCTAAGTCCTGCTAAAGTATTAGAAACTCTAAATCTCTTAGGAAATAAACATGGAATCGGGCGGTTAGATTTAGTGGAAAATAGATATGTAGGAATGAAATCCAGAGGTTGCTATGAAACTCCTGGGGGTACCATTATGCTAAAAGCCCATCGAGCAATTGAGTCTTTAACTCTAGATAGGGAAGTAGCTCACCTTAAAGATGAACTCATGCCTCGGTATGCAAGCCTAATTTACAATGGATATTGGTGGTCTCCTGAACGGAAATTATTACAGCAGCTTATTGATTCTTCTCAAGCCACTGTAACCGGGCTTGTATCTCTAAAATTGTATAAAGGTAATGTGATTGTATTAGGACGGCAATCAAAGGAGCATAGCTTGTTTATGCCACAGATTGCAACTTTTGAGGAAGATGCAGGCGCTTATAAGCAACAAGATGCTGAAGGATTTATTAAGCTTAATGCCCTGCGACTACGAATTGAAGCAATGAATAAGTATCAATCTTAA